A single genomic interval of Syngnathoides biaculeatus isolate LvHL_M chromosome 1, ASM1980259v1, whole genome shotgun sequence harbors:
- the LOC133496621 gene encoding progranulin-like, translated as MLRLCVYLSFGAFVSGNITCSDGTVCSDDKTCCQTEQGYSCCAYPNAVCCPDLSHCCPRGFRCNMASQHCEKVTKSWMDFPFLLKIAAGEPIVTPFRPLLHANNKERRHGAAAVYTSSSEQEFRVIRCSSKFFCPQGSSCCKGLSSDSWNCCPYPLGQCCADGKHCCQYGYTCNISPLSCSRKNPMGPFATWIEEHAQNGR; from the exons ATGTTGAGGCTCTGCGTTTATCTCTCATTCGGGGCCTTCGTGTCCGGTAACATCACATGTTCTGATGGAACAGTCTGCTCTGACGACAAAACCTGCTGTCAGACTGAGCAGGGCTACAGCTGCTGTGCTTACCCCAAT GCTGTGTGCTGTCCCGACTTGTCCCACTGCTGCCCTCGAGGCTTTCGCTGTAACATGGCCTCCCAGCACTGCGAGAAAGTCACCAAGTCGTGGATGGACTTTCCATTTCTGCTAAAAATAGCTGCTGGTGAACCTATTGTCACCCCATTTCGACCATTGTTGCATGCCAATAACAAGGAAAGG AGGCATGGAGCAGCTGCAGTATACACGAGTAGTAGTGAGCAGGAGTTTAGAGTCATTCGCTGCAGTTCAAAGTTCTTCTGCCCACAAGGCTCATCTTGTTGCAAAGGATTGTCGTCCGACTCCTGGAATTGTTGTCCTTACCCGCTG GGCCAGTGTTGTGCAGATGGGAAGCACTGCTGCCAATATGGATACACGTGCAATATCTCCCCTTTATCATGCAGCAGAAAAAATCCAATGGGTCCATTTGCAACATGGATAGAAGAGCATGCTCAGAATGGCAGATGA